One stretch of Manis pentadactyla isolate mManPen7 chromosome 10, mManPen7.hap1, whole genome shotgun sequence DNA includes these proteins:
- the LOC130679290 gene encoding olfactory receptor 6C2-like produces the protein MKNNSAITFILLGLTDDPRLQVFLSVFLFLTYIFSVAGNLIIVLLTLVNPHLKTPMYFFLRNFSILEIIFTTVCVPRFLYSLTTGDRRVTYNACIIQLFFVFLTGAAEYFLLTAMSYDRYVAICKPLYYTTIMSDRVCTILVLLCWLIGLIVILPPLSLGVELDFCNSNLIDHFGCDASPLLMIACSDTQFIEQLALVMAVLTLIFTLVCVAVSYTYIIKTILRLPSSQQRKKAFSTCSSHMIVVSITYGSSIFIYMKPAKEGVAMNKVVSLLNTSVIPLMNPFIYTLRNKQVKQVFKDSIKKMAFLSRSEET, from the coding sequence ATGAAAAATAATTCTGCAATAACATTCATCCTACTTGGATTAACAGATGACCCACGACTAcaggtttttctttcagtatttctgtttctcacctATATTTTCAGTGTTGCTGGAAATCTCATCATTGTGCTCCTCACTCTGGTGAATCCTCACCTTAAaacacccatgtactttttccttcggaatttctccatcttagaaataatatttacaacTGTCTGTGTTCCTCGATTCCTGTATAGCCTGACAACTGGGGACAGAAGGGTTACCTATAATGCTTGCATCATCCAATTATTTTTTGTCTTCCTCACTGGGGCAgcagaatattttcttctaactgccatgtcctatgaccgctacgtggccatctgcaagcccctgTACTACACCACCATCATGAGTGACAGGGTTTGCACCATTCTTGTCCTTTTGTGTTGGCTGATTGGGTTAATTGTCATACTCCCTCCGCTTAGCCTAGGAGTTGAGCTGGATTTCTGTAACTCTAATCTCATTGACCATTTTGGCTGTGATGCATCTCCACTTCTGATGATTGCATGCTCAGACACTCAATTTATAGAGCAGCTTGCCCTTGTCATGGCTGTGCTGACCCTTATTTTCACATTAGTCTGTGTAGCTGTGTCCTACACATACATCATCAAGACTATTTTAAGACTCCCTTCATCTCAGCAAAGAAAAaaggctttctccacctgttcttcccacatgattgtagtttccatcacctatggaagTAGCATCTTCATCTATATGAAACCAGCAAAGGAAGGTGTGGCCATGAATAAGGTGGTGTCATTGCTCAACACGTCAGTCATCCCTCTGATGAACCCTTTCATTTATACTCTGCGGAACAAGCAAGTCAAACAAGTCTTCAAGGACTCAATAAAAAAGATGGCATTTCTTTCAAGGAGTGAGGAAACCTAA